The following is a genomic window from Malus sylvestris chromosome 7, drMalSylv7.2, whole genome shotgun sequence.
CCTCAATGCATAGCCAACCTATCTTCTTCTCTTGTATCTTTTGCTATAGCCGAGAATGATATATTTGGCACTATCCCAAATGGGATGGAAAATCTGCATAACCTGGAAAGCCTAATGATATTTAGCAACCAGTTTGCAGGTCCCATCCCCCCCAAAATAGGAAAGCTCCCCAAATTATATCAAGTTGGTATGGCCATGAACTCTCTCTCTGGGACTGTTCCATCCTCTTTCGGAAATTTAAGTCGATTAACTAATCTATATCTAGAGGATAACAACCTTCAAGGCAGCATCCCTTCAAGTTTGGCCAAGTGTCACAACTTGGAGATCTTATCTCTTAGCAGAAACAATTTAAGTGGTACCATATCTCCCGAAGTCATTGGTGGTCTGTCTTCTTCGTATATTTTTGTGGATTTATCTCGAAATCATTTGACTGGCTTTGTTCCCAAGGAAGTCGGACATTTGATAAATCTAGAGCATTTTGATGTTTCCGGAAACATGTTATCTGGTGAGATTCCAGCAAGTCTTGGAAGTTGCAAAATCATACAATATCTTGACATGCAAGAGAACTTCTTCCAAGGGACAATTCCATCATATATGAGTTCACTAAGAGGTATTGAATTCTTATCTCTCGCTCGCAACAACTTGTCAGGCACAATTCCAAAATTCTTGGAGCAATTTACATTTCTACAATCTTTGAATTTGTCTTATAACAATTTAGAGGGAGTCATACCAACTGAAGGAGTTTTTCAGAATGCAACTGCCACATCAGTCCAAGGGAATACAAAGCTCTGTGGGGGCATACCAGAGTTTAAATTGCCAAAATGCAAATTTCGACATTCCAGCAAGAGAAGGTTGAACCTAACCTTGAAACTGGTAATCTCTCTCCTTTGTGGGCTTTCTGGAGTCACTTTTTCATTGGCGTTTTTGTACGTTTGTTGCTTTCAGAGGGTAAAGAAGGAGCATCCTTCAAGTGATTCTGAAATTTTTCCAAAGATGTCTTACCAAAGTCTTCTTAAAGCTACTGATGGATTCTCTTCTGCCAACTTGATTGGTACAGGAAGTTTTGGGTCAGTTTACAAAGGATTACTTGATCAAGGGGAAACAATCATTGCCATCAAGGTACTCAACCTTTTTGCTCATGGGGCTTCCAAAAGTTTTACAGCTGAGTGTGAGGCCTTGAAAAATATTAGACACCGCAACCTTGTGAAGGTACTTTCTACATGCTCAGGATCTGACTATCGTGGTTGTGATTTTAAGGCTTTAATTTATGAGTACATGGTGAATGGGAGCTTAGATGAATGGTTGCATCCAACTCAGACAAGTATTGAGATGAATGAGAGGCCACAGGGCTTAACTTTTTCTCAGAGGTTGAACATTGCTATAGATGTTGCAATGGCATTGGATTATCTCCATCATCAGTGTCACGTGCCAATAGTTCATTGTGACCTCAAACCCAGCAATGTTCTTCTCGATGATGATATGATTGGACATGTAGGTGACTTTGGGTTGGCGAGATTCCTTCCAAAAACTCCTGAAGATGGTTTTGGTAATCAATCAAGCTCCATTGAAGTAAAAGGAACAATCGGGTATACTCCTCCAGGTGAGTACTTACTTTCTTCTCACCTTAATCTGTTTTCCTTAATATTTTAGTAGGGCCTTGAGCAGATATTTAGACTGTTAAACAAATTGTATAAATGCAGAGTATGGTATGGGACATGAAGTGTGGACACAAGGTGACGTGTACAGTTACGGCATCCTCTTGCTGGAAATGTTTACTGGAAAGAGGCCAACCAGTGACTTGTTTCAAGGAACTTCAAATCTCCACAACTTTGTCAAGGTAGCTCTGCCTAAGCACGTGGTAGAGATTGTGGATCCTGTTCTTGTTCAGGAAAAAGAGGAAGGGGAGACGAGCGCAGACCAATGTTTTACTAAGGCTAGCACAAAGAtccacatcaaatttgaagaaggCTTGATTTCAATTTTGGAAATCGGCCTTGCCTGCTCTGCAGAGTTGCCTAGAGAAAGATTGGACATCACTGATGCTGTGGCTGAGATGTGTCGGATCAGAAACAAACTTCGATCAGATAAAATGTTGGATTAGAATAAGCATATTGTTAATTTGTTGCATTAGCATGTAATAGTTTTGTTAATCAGCACTGTGTTAATTAGCACTGTGGTCGAGGCGTTGCATGATAATAGGAGGAATAGCCCGAGGAATTCTATCTTCACGAAGATTCAAGTCTTAGAGTTGTACATAGCGATTTGAAACCGAGCAATATCCTATTAGTTGTTAATATGAATCCAAAAATATCATACCTTGGGATGGCCAGGATGTTTggagtttatgatgaaattgaaggaaaCACAAGAAGAGTTGTCGGTACTTAGTAAGTTTCTTCAACTTAATTATCCCTCTAGGATTAATCATCTCAAACaacttacatatatatatatatatatatatatatatatatatatatatatgactttGAAACTCATCTTTGATTGCAACTATATTTTACGTGCAATTAGCGGTTACATGGCTCTCGAATATGCTATGGGCAAGATTTATTCCATAACTAGATGTTTTTAGCTTCGGAGTAATCATGCTTGAGATTGTAGATGGGAGAAGGAACTTTTTAGGGAAAGGGATCcttccggatcccttccacctaatcCTATTAATCAACAAATCAGggcccttaaaatttgatccaacggcaaaaattattataacttttaaatgaGCCTCATGTttttagccgttgaatcaaatttcaagagtccGGATTTGTTGATTGGTAGGATTAGGTGGAAGGGATACAGAGGGATCCCTTTCCACTTTTTAGGCTTTCATCTCACAGACAGTGCAGCTACTCTTTTATTTTAGTACATGTAAGCATGATTATACAAAATATTTTCCAACTAATTAATTACCTATCTATCAACTTAATTAGTTGTGTTACTATTACATCCTCGATCGCATGCAGGCTGGGCAGTTGTGGAATGAAGGGAAAGGGTTGAAGCTGATGGATCCATTGTTCAAAGATTCATGCAGCGCTGACGAATTTTCGAGACACATCCATATCGGACTATTATTTGTTAATGTTATTAAACGAATATGGCAAGAAGATCGATCCCGTATGAAGCCACCGTCATAGTATGTCACGCACCCTACCTTCCAAGATTGAAGGTTTTGCGGACAAACGCTTCAGGGTCTTAATTACGGAGTGAGTTTCTGCAACAAGATGCCAATCATCGGCCAACCATGTCATCAGTTGCTCTGATGTTGAAAAGTGAAACTGTTAAGTCTATCCAAACCCGAGCAACCGGCCTTCTTTGCAGGAAGATGTACGACTCACCGACATCAAACAAGTGCTCATAGTTGGTCTCTGCAAATGGTTTGACGATTCCAGAAGATGTCCGACGTTGAGAATTTGATGGGCGACGATGGCTTGCACGATCAACACAAGCCACTGTCACCAATTGTAGATAAACAGTGTGTAGTATAAATGACAATCAACCTTGTTACATCATTTTTCTGGGTCCTGTATACCATATTTCACAATGCACTTATATAGCATACAAACAGTACATttactccctttttttttcttagattTCATTTATTGTCTGTTACGTTACAAAGAAACAAATGACAATTTCCTCGCCAGGATTTTCACAACTTTCTCATGCCTGGTTTCTTGCCTATAAACTCTCCCTACTTACTGTCTGGCTTGTGGTCGTTACTCAGTTACCGCCAACAGGTTTCTTTCTACGCATGCCTGTTCAATATAGATGAAATAAGAAAATGAGATGAAGCGGGCGACAGCATGTGAGAAATAGTAATGCATTTTGATCTTTGTGATAAGGATTAAACCGTAATGACAGTTGAAGCAGAGGATACAGTATTTAACACAAATCATCACTATCATAGATCAAGATCAGATGTTTCCAGTTTCTCTTTTCAGATTTCGAGCGAGAAATGGGGAGAAGGTGTTTGGTCAAGATGGTATAGAGATGTACGAGGAACTAGTGTCTGTGTATAAGGGATTCCTTTAGCAGCAAGCAACGATGGCTTGTGATCAACACAATAAGGGAAGTTGAGAAGCGGAAGAAAGAATTTTACTGTTGTATTGTTGTGGCAAAGCTGCTGGACAGATAAAAACACAACTCTAGATCCAGTATCACATAAGCATGGGATCGAACAATTTACAAGCTGTTCAGAAAAATGCAAGTTTTAGTGAACAGGCAGAAGTTTTGAGCAGTAAAACATCTCCGCATTGACGGGCATAAAAGAATTATCCATGGAATGAAATCAAGTAAAAATCCTACATGGATGCAAATGCATATTTAGTCAATGGATCCCTGGAATCCATGCCACAAGCTTGTTACGTCATTATGTTATGTATAAACGTAACAGAGACCACTTATTATGTTCCTAGAAGACCATTTATCAATGTCTAGAAAGAACTAGGAATAGGGCAGTACTGAAATTTTTCGTGCTCCTTTAAGGAATACGTACCCACAGAGCTCTTGCTCCAGAGAACCTGACCATTGATAGCAGTGAGGTGCTCATCATCAAGGCGGTTCCATGTTTTGATTGACTTGACCGCTCCCCAACCTCCCTTAACCGTTTTCTCTAAGCTTGCTACCACCACCCTTGCTCTCCTATCCCATCCAGCCTTCCCATAAGCATGGTATCCAAATCCCCCAGCATAACAAAGGTTTATACCACTTAGCTCCCCACAGAAGTCATTGAGGTGATCATGACCTATGAACGCTGCCTTCACATCTCCTGCTGCAACCATGGTTGTGAAGAAGCCCGAGTTCACAGAAGCAGAGCTAATGCCTTCTTGTTTCACTCCTGTAAAGTTTGATGAGTCAAAACTAGCAAATTCCGGCAATGGTATGTGAAAGTATGCGATCCCTGGCGCAGGCGCTTTCTGGGGTAGGGGCTTGCTCATGTATGCTTTCTGCAGGGAAAAAGCTGGTGTCATCAGAACTAATTAGAAATAAGTTAATCATCACAGACAAATATTGTGCAAGGGTTGATGGAAATGACTAGTTCAGGTAAATGTGAGCCATAAAAAAAGAACGGTGAGCAAAGTAGCGAGGTTAGTACCTGAAGCTTTGCAGAAGTTCGTTCAAACCAATATTGTTGGGAGGGTTTGATCCAACCATAGCCACCTATGGAGGGAACCGTGGAGTAATCTCCGCTGTCAAGGAAGTAAAGATTGAGAACCGATTTGTTTTCAAAACTAAAGCCCTCAACTCCGGCGACTTCTAGGTTATAGTTCCCAAAACCATCAATAACATCTTGGCCTAAAGGATTAACTTGAGCCAGAGTGTTCTTCAACCCAACTATGTGTTTCATTACCCCTTCCCTCGAGAGGTCGGATTCCTGATCATGGTTCCCCAACACAGCTGCCCACGGGATGTTGGACGCGATTGCTGGGGCGAACGCCTCGTTCAAAGATTTAGCAGCATTCGTGGCATCAAACCCGTATATGTTATCTCCTGTCCCACAAAGTTCAGATTGGAGAACCAATCAGAAATCCCAGTATCATAGCTAAAATCAAATCTTTGCTAAACAAAATCCAATGCTCATCGTGTCCTATCCGATCCTATCTAATCCCATCCCAACAACAACTCATAAACATAAACAAGAACAATGAAAGGGGAAGAACAAATACCGGTGAAGACAATGAGATTCGGCTTCTCCGCCTCGATCATGCGGCGGACAAAGGCGGTGGTGTTGAGGTCAGAGCAAGTTGCAAATTGGGACGGCAGCACATCCTCGCAAGGCGTAGTCTTGCCATTGCCGTAGTGCATATCCGCCACTTGCAGAATCTTAAACTGCCCATCTGTCCCAAACCTCAGCTTCTTATCCCCAACTCCTCGTTGGCGGTGGTGGTTCTGTTGTTTTGCGGCAGCCATAACCCATATCGGCAGCAGCGCCGCCGCCACAACCGCCGCTAAAAATGGACTCCTTAGCACCTCCCTGTCCCTCTTCATCCTCACTGCACCACCTCATCTCCCAGACCACCGACTCTGAACCACCATTATAAACTCACGAGTTGCACCAACAAAAAACCTTCTTTTTCTCACCTCTTtttggaactttaacaaaaggcaaagccccgatactgtttattttaacgaaaaaccatatttttacactaaaaagtcaattctgatacgattcactttaccctttattttatctttatcattaaaactcaaagttttcaaacccttcctattagttttctctttttttttccttcaaagttTTAACTTTTTCTCGGTAACCAAACAAAAGTAGGTCTCAGTCTGCCTGCCATTAATTAAGCAATAAATACCAAAAACCGACAGAATTCCTGTGTAAGCATATTTTCCAGCCGATCAGGTATAGGCAGCAATGCAGCGTCATCAGCACGGCACTTCGATTTCTTGTCGCCACGTGGCAGTTCTCCATTGGAACCTCCGCCACATTAAAAAGGATATTATTGTCTTTAAAATGGATTAAttggtttttgagtttttagtcgaaattggtttttttttttttacatataaaaATTACGTCCGCCGGCTGCAATTGGTTTGCCTGGTTTTCAGTTCAGTTTTTTGactaaatcaaatccaaaattaattatcaaatcaaatttctGTAATTCACAACCTTAACAATTAATTTGACAAACATAATTGTAGGTTTTCTTCGGTGTTTAAAAATGTTGGAAGTAAGCATGAGTTAACAGCAACATCATGAACCAATAATGCATCATTAGTTCGAGCCGGCCCTGAGGGTGTGCAACAAGTACTACCGCACAGGGCCCCCGATTCGGAATGACCTCTAAATTTCCATTACATGTATACAGatacatataaaataaattagatgCAAAAGATAATCTTATCTGTGGTTCTAGCACAAGCGGTTTAACTCTTCTTTCTTATAGCCCATGTGCAAAAGAATCCCAGTGATAttgttttgttatattttaagtttttacaaatttgtaaacaaaagatAACAAAAAAGCATTCAACGTGTATCGAACTCAGGACCTTTGAAGGTAAGGAAAAACATCTTGTTGatcaaacaacttatttttattgcaataatttataatattttgattttatagataaaaaaattgaaaaatataataataaagaaatataacattaaaaaaataaaagatctcTATCTAAATTTTGCACATGACTTTTCAATACTCAGGGGCGGCCCTGCCTTTGTTGAAttgtttatttaaaaactatTATTAGGAAACATTAGATGCGGGTATGAAACGCTCAAGCTGAGGCTTTTGAGTTAGTGCGAATAAAGTAATGAGTATTAGAATAGGACGAGAGTTCCGTTCCGTTTCCTCCAAtatcttaataaaaaataaacacttgGACAAGAGTTCCGTTTCCTCCaacatgataaaaaaaaaatttttaaaaatcaaAAACTTGTAGTAGCACGTTATATATGTCTTGACTTCTTGTTACAACTTGAGAGTCTGAACATTATCATTATTGTAGTCAATACATGCCAGCTATTTATTTTGCATTCAGCCCTTCACATGTTATTGAAAGTCTGAACATGATCTTTATGTAATCTCAATAGTTTTTTGAGTTTGAAATATTAACAGGTTCTTAAAGGATCGGAGGAGCATATTGCctaagtaaattaaaaaattatcatCCCTTAATCTAATTATCTTACagtaaataaaattaaagtaGTTAAACCAATATTTGATTGaatttgttataaataggcaaaagttagagagataacttTTGCTAGTGACAAGAGCGAAACATGTGTAAAATATCACATTGTAACTATAATACAAGAGGATGATGATAAAAGAAATGTTATTGATATTTTCTTTTCACAGTATAGTTTAATAGCACACGGagcgctctatttatagagcaacccCAAACGAACATAATAATTACATCTTGAAAGGCACACACTTTTTGAAAGTATCACACAAATACAATCATCATTCTTTTCCCAATTCCACATTACTATGTAGGCATTCA
Proteins encoded in this region:
- the LOC126630196 gene encoding probable LRR receptor-like serine/threonine-protein kinase At3g47570; the encoded protein is MVVIYNLLKDHTVKEISFADWNSPPIDEHVDNDEVNHPSVNEVDEDGREINKIFEPRVEHQVKIVYVKETLEFMNEVLFGPRLEMVFGHRAVFGLWPSSPLVGDGLAGSNETDKLALLEFKARITSDPFGIMTSWNETIHFCHWYGVTCGHRHKRITMLKLRSLKLGGSISPHVGNLSFLRVFSLINNSFRHQIPPEIGRMRRLQRLVLQNNSLSGEIPANLSGCSKLNRIYVGFNSLEGSIPKELGTLSKLKEFVIDFNNFRGRIPFSFANLSSLEVIATLFNNFGGSIPDIFGRLTNLYFLGLDENEFSGMFPSSVFNLSYLETFAAVENKLHGTFPSNLGIAYPRLRTFAIGLNQFSGTIPVSISNASNLFELGLGSNQLHGEVPSLKNLHKLGRFNLAYNHLVSGGIGDDMSFLCDLTNATLLQSLYINSNKFRGTLPQCIANLSSSLVSFAIAENDIFGTIPNGMENLHNLESLMIFSNQFAGPIPPKIGKLPKLYQVGMAMNSLSGTVPSSFGNLSRLTNLYLEDNNLQGSIPSSLAKCHNLEILSLSRNNLSGTISPEVIGGLSSSYIFVDLSRNHLTGFVPKEVGHLINLEHFDVSGNMLSGEIPASLGSCKIIQYLDMQENFFQGTIPSYMSSLRGIEFLSLARNNLSGTIPNEGVFQNATATSVQGNTKLCGGIPEFKLPKCKFRHSSKRRLNLTLKLVISLLCGLSGVTFSLAFLYVCCFQRVKKEHPSSDSEIFPKMSYQSLLKATDGFSSANLIGTGSFGSVYKGLLDQGETIIAIKVLNLFAHGASKSFTAECEALKNIRHRNLVKVLSTCSGSDYRGCDFKALIYEYMVNGSLDEWLHPTQTSIEMNERPQGLTFSQRLNIAIDVAMALDYLHHQCHVPIVHCDLKPSNVLLDDDMIGHVGDFGLARFLPKTPEDGFGNQSSSIEVKGTIGYTPPEYGMGHEVWTQGDVYSYGILLLEMFTGKRPTSDLFQGTSNLHNFVKVALPKHVVEIVDPVLVQEKEEGETSADQCFTKASTKIHIKFEEGLISILEIGLACSAELPRERLDITDAVAEMCRIRNKLRSDKMLD
- the LOC126629850 gene encoding probable inactive purple acid phosphatase 29 isoform X1, which gives rise to MKRDREVLRSPFLAAVVAAALLPIWVMAAAKQQNHHRQRGVGDKKLRFGTDGQFKILQVADMHYGNGKTTPCEDVLPSQFATCSDLNTTAFVRRMIEAEKPNLIVFTGDNIYGFDATNAAKSLNEAFAPAIASNIPWAAVLGNHDQESDLSREGVMKHIVGLKNTLAQVNPLGQDVIDGFGNYNLEVAGVEGFSFENKSVLNLYFLDSGDYSTVPSIGGYGWIKPSQQYWFERTSAKLQKAYMSKPLPQKAPAPGIAYFHIPLPEFASFDSSNFTGVKQEGISSASVNSGFFTTMVAAGDVKAAFIGHDHLNDFCGELSGINLCYAGGFGYHAYGKAGWDRRARVVVASLEKTVKGGWGAVKSIKTWNRLDDEHLTAINGQVLWSKSSVGMRRKKPVGGN
- the LOC126629850 gene encoding probable inactive purple acid phosphatase 29 isoform X2 yields the protein MKRDREVLRSPFLAAVVAAALLPIWVMAAAKQQNHHRQRGVGDKKLRFGTDGQFKILQVADMHYGNGKTTPCEDVLPSQFATCSDLNTTAFVRRMIEAEKPNLIVFTGDNIYGFDATNAAKSLNEAFAPAIASNIPWAAVLGNHDQESDLSREGVMKHIVGLKNTLAQVNPLGQDVIDGFGNYNLEVAGVEGFSFENKSVLNLYFLDSGDYSTVPSIGGYGWIKPSQQYWFERTSAKLQKAYMSKPLPQKAPAPGIAYFHIPLPEFASFDSSNFTGVKQEGISSASVNSGFFTTMVAAGDVKAAFIGHDHLNDFCGELSGINLCYAGGFGYHAYGKAGWDRRARVVVASLEKTVKGGWGAVKSIKTWNRLDDEHLTAINGQVLWSKSSVACKLFDPMLM